A stretch of Candidatus Symbiobacter mobilis CR DNA encodes these proteins:
- a CDS encoding VWA domain-containing protein → MMRESIEAASQRLLALAAGLAHQSGIRVEISDSSWAWNVQNHVLQVARDSIVEHGVERCFGYVAHEIGHCLISRYPDFDLSGWPGAITASILNAIEDPRVETFMAQRFPGVKPWINQIYAQSQRAELTGETLARAPYSALYVLGCIEEYHNDWQAVGTPYPGVVAQALAATRHARQQYAQTLPLADFSAQDDSALAFAQEVRPRLDDPSISPDHREMAIYVSAWRAFHIAQSEILPSALSLHLLDVHRAGRVLDGDTELRGKIERILGNPLAPHVALTNDILRTTVMAVLERATDSGPVPSARSRVVAERLLNALREDKTSAPPYGLPRPMASAAGHAGESEDPWSGRGSVPPSRSPPTRYEAIREKHAAAIDRLTTDIETVLQPRRHPQVKSGYASGVRLDMRKAMAFEADPRQYVGLWQRTRLPDRTDLAMFLLVDLSGSMGRDGKDDAAVAGSIIMLETLSRMPHVRWAAAGFQDEIIPVADFGEGLTLEVRQRVEAMKLEIHDENPGGHNCAEFNDDGPALTAAAEQLLSLQATRHLLIVVSDGGPAGRHSDEEDLRLAVSQINESGIDLIGVGIGEGTGHVREYYPRHLAEVPVSEFPERMGALVRELLTD, encoded by the coding sequence ATGATGCGCGAGAGTATCGAGGCCGCCTCGCAACGCCTGCTGGCGCTGGCGGCGGGCCTGGCCCACCAATCCGGCATCCGTGTCGAGATCAGCGACAGCTCCTGGGCGTGGAACGTTCAGAACCATGTACTCCAGGTTGCCCGCGATTCCATTGTTGAACACGGCGTTGAGCGCTGCTTCGGCTATGTCGCCCACGAGATCGGCCACTGCCTGATTTCGCGCTATCCGGATTTCGACTTGTCCGGCTGGCCGGGGGCGATTACTGCCTCTATCCTGAATGCCATCGAGGACCCGCGCGTCGAGACTTTCATGGCGCAGCGCTTTCCCGGCGTGAAGCCATGGATCAACCAGATCTATGCCCAGAGTCAGCGCGCGGAACTGACGGGCGAGACGCTGGCGCGGGCACCCTACTCGGCACTGTATGTGCTGGGGTGCATTGAGGAGTATCACAACGACTGGCAGGCGGTTGGTACGCCCTACCCCGGCGTGGTGGCGCAGGCGCTGGCAGCCACGCGCCATGCACGACAGCAGTATGCGCAAACCCTGCCGTTGGCCGATTTCTCCGCGCAGGACGATTCCGCGCTGGCCTTCGCCCAGGAGGTGCGGCCTCGGCTCGACGATCCGTCCATCTCGCCCGACCATCGGGAGATGGCGATCTACGTCAGCGCCTGGCGTGCGTTTCACATCGCCCAATCTGAAATTCTGCCCTCCGCACTGTCGCTCCACCTGCTTGATGTCCATCGTGCCGGCCGGGTTCTGGACGGGGATACTGAACTGCGCGGCAAGATCGAGCGCATCCTCGGCAACCCGTTAGCGCCGCATGTGGCGCTGACCAACGACATCCTCCGTACAACGGTCATGGCCGTGCTAGAAAGGGCCACTGATAGCGGACCGGTTCCGAGCGCCCGCAGCCGGGTCGTGGCCGAACGCCTGCTGAACGCGCTGAGGGAAGACAAGACATCGGCACCACCTTACGGTTTGCCTCGCCCGATGGCTTCGGCAGCAGGTCATGCAGGCGAAAGCGAAGATCCTTGGTCAGGGCGCGGCTCGGTCCCGCCCAGCAGATCGCCGCCCACCCGCTACGAAGCCATTCGGGAAAAACACGCTGCCGCGATCGACCGGCTCACTACGGACATTGAAACTGTCTTGCAACCACGGCGTCACCCGCAGGTCAAGAGCGGCTATGCCAGCGGGGTGCGCCTGGACATGCGCAAGGCCATGGCCTTCGAAGCCGACCCGCGCCAATACGTGGGGCTTTGGCAGCGCACCCGATTGCCGGACCGCACCGACCTGGCTATGTTTCTGCTCGTCGACCTCTCGGGCAGCATGGGGCGCGATGGCAAGGACGATGCCGCGGTGGCGGGCAGCATCATCATGCTCGAGACGCTCTCGCGCATGCCGCATGTGCGCTGGGCGGCGGCGGGGTTTCAGGATGAGATCATCCCCGTGGCCGATTTCGGGGAAGGACTGACTCTGGAGGTTCGCCAGCGTGTCGAGGCCATGAAGCTGGAAATCCATGACGAAAATCCCGGGGGACACAATTGCGCAGAGTTCAACGACGACGGACCGGCACTTACGGCGGCGGCAGAACAGCTGCTGTCGCTGCAGGCTACCCGGCATCTGCTGATTGTCGTGAGCGATGGCGGTCCTGCTGGCCGGCACTCCGACGAGGAAGACTTGCGCCTGGCGGTAAGCCAGATCAACGAAAGCGGGATCGACCTGATCGGCGTGGGAATTGGCGAGGGTACGGGGCACGTGCGCGAATACTATCCGCGCCATCTGGCGGAAGTGCCTGTATCCGAGTTTCCGGAACGCATGGGCGCACTGGTGCGCGAACTGCTGACGGACTGA
- a CDS encoding AAA family ATPase, which produces MKLKIVSSDNALAIEVGANLEAASCKVSLDNASGGYHFWVRDGLSLGETQAIRKAIAPFDPPVATDATLADNGLDALLCLGFESDVSFSRFDIPIACAAQDVAADIADELHRIGFSAKLIEPAWPEQDIVSFGSDVPLFLRHRILWLLRQRDISPRQASGGVSNNAIGLVLRTSCAVAQAKRLFPVVVHCDDPTVMAHLQAEGLAGFKVVPSLKQPKSRFQLGLGPLRSPEFAAERVALEHAILEILKADGVDLGRHPLKIKASKDLDIPVVAKCELHLPIAAWRNQQLRPYTGDSPDRFDIELLTDCAEAVAPLAAQLQTQGFTVVERPLPVAEASAGFQVIWAMAELCPQQKQRIGDTLRLFIQGNTLPAGYRLVEHKGEAKEAVVRIKLPMGAALAGTLPDRRGAGYDFKLNCEQPEGWEETLGTLRTWGFDEFQTDTSAPMSIKMGRGATIRYGGAPRDLLEEIANLFRQEGIAIKLEKDWSDHDNDIWVEVDTHPSHVAGKKPEPKPVSLLAASKLPLPPPDVQLGKAIEVGGDVVRLGAYRLPSRADVPLDHPLLIDVDTKSFCLDTPTLATLEHLAASVHLREPVLLEGDTSTSKTSSILYLAKMLNQPVIRLNLNGQTDTGELIGRYVPAESGGWRWEDGAVPKAMRQGYWLLMDEVNLAEPQVLERLNPIMERSPSLLMSEHDGSLLAGEDVHADFRVLATMNPAEFAGRSTLSPAWRDRFGGYRFCPVPDEQDYLAMLRYWVAGEQPAVLMGGAWVRGDSCGTPPYGALAELPGIDGALLSLARFHMSMIGVSGRDGDSAAKLGARRKERHVFTRRGLFLVLDFLVDQLAKTAAEAFSLGNAIEQAITRYYVNRMDSPADRETVRALQEANGLTAVLIVQAQQRAAQAEAHALHSQRARLVATLKARAEQLQGDEDAASDREAA; this is translated from the coding sequence ATGAAACTCAAAATCGTCAGCAGCGACAACGCGCTCGCCATCGAAGTCGGCGCGAATCTCGAAGCCGCATCCTGCAAGGTTTCTCTCGATAACGCCTCCGGCGGCTACCATTTCTGGGTTCGCGATGGCCTGTCGTTGGGCGAAACCCAGGCCATCCGTAAGGCAATCGCGCCCTTCGATCCGCCGGTCGCCACCGATGCCACGCTGGCCGACAACGGCCTTGATGCCCTGCTCTGCCTCGGCTTCGAATCCGATGTCTCGTTTTCCCGTTTCGATATCCCCATTGCCTGCGCGGCGCAGGACGTTGCAGCCGACATAGCCGACGAACTTCATCGCATCGGATTTTCGGCGAAGCTGATCGAACCGGCTTGGCCCGAGCAGGATATTGTTTCTTTCGGCAGCGACGTGCCTTTGTTTCTCCGCCACCGCATCCTTTGGCTGCTGCGCCAGCGTGACATCTCACCGCGCCAGGCGAGCGGCGGTGTGAGCAACAATGCAATCGGACTGGTGCTGCGCACTTCCTGTGCGGTTGCACAGGCGAAGCGCCTTTTCCCCGTCGTCGTCCATTGTGATGACCCGACAGTGATGGCCCACCTGCAAGCTGAAGGACTGGCCGGTTTCAAAGTGGTGCCTTCACTCAAGCAGCCCAAGTCCCGCTTTCAGTTGGGGTTGGGGCCGCTGCGCAGCCCCGAGTTTGCCGCCGAGCGCGTTGCGTTGGAGCATGCGATCCTGGAAATCCTGAAGGCCGATGGCGTTGATCTTGGCCGTCACCCGCTGAAGATCAAGGCCAGCAAGGACCTCGATATCCCGGTGGTGGCCAAGTGCGAACTGCATTTGCCCATCGCGGCCTGGCGCAATCAGCAGTTGCGTCCCTACACGGGCGACTCGCCGGATCGTTTCGACATCGAGCTGCTGACGGATTGCGCCGAAGCTGTTGCGCCGTTGGCAGCGCAGTTGCAAACGCAAGGCTTTACGGTGGTGGAGCGTCCGTTGCCGGTTGCGGAAGCCAGCGCCGGGTTTCAGGTGATCTGGGCGATGGCGGAACTCTGCCCGCAGCAAAAGCAGCGCATCGGCGACACCCTGCGTCTCTTCATTCAGGGCAATACCCTGCCGGCCGGCTATCGGCTCGTCGAGCACAAGGGCGAGGCGAAGGAAGCGGTGGTCCGCATCAAGCTGCCGATGGGGGCGGCGCTGGCCGGCACTCTGCCCGATCGCCGTGGCGCGGGTTATGACTTCAAGCTCAACTGCGAGCAGCCGGAAGGCTGGGAAGAGACGTTGGGCACCTTGCGCACCTGGGGTTTTGATGAATTCCAAACGGACACGTCGGCACCGATGTCGATCAAGATGGGGCGCGGCGCAACGATCCGCTATGGCGGCGCACCGCGCGATCTGCTGGAGGAGATTGCCAACCTGTTTCGGCAGGAGGGCATTGCCATCAAACTGGAAAAGGACTGGTCGGATCACGACAACGATATCTGGGTGGAGGTCGACACCCATCCCAGTCATGTTGCCGGCAAGAAACCGGAGCCCAAGCCGGTTTCGCTTCTGGCTGCCAGCAAGCTTCCTCTGCCGCCACCCGATGTCCAGTTGGGCAAGGCCATTGAAGTGGGCGGGGATGTTGTTCGCTTGGGTGCGTATCGCCTGCCGAGCCGCGCGGATGTGCCGCTCGATCACCCGCTTCTGATCGACGTTGACACAAAGAGCTTCTGCCTCGATACGCCCACACTGGCGACGCTGGAACATCTGGCGGCGAGCGTGCATTTGCGCGAGCCGGTACTGCTGGAGGGCGATACGTCGACCTCAAAAACCAGTTCCATCCTGTATCTGGCCAAGATGTTGAACCAGCCAGTCATCCGCTTGAACCTGAACGGCCAGACGGATACGGGCGAACTGATCGGCCGCTATGTGCCAGCAGAATCCGGCGGTTGGCGCTGGGAGGATGGCGCTGTGCCCAAGGCCATGCGCCAGGGTTATTGGCTGCTGATGGACGAGGTCAATTTGGCCGAACCCCAGGTTCTGGAACGCCTGAACCCGATCATGGAGCGCAGCCCTTCGCTCTTGATGAGCGAACATGACGGCTCGCTGCTCGCCGGGGAGGACGTGCATGCGGACTTTCGGGTGCTCGCGACCATGAACCCGGCCGAGTTTGCCGGACGCAGCACGCTTTCGCCCGCCTGGCGCGACCGCTTCGGCGGATACCGCTTCTGCCCGGTGCCAGATGAACAGGATTACCTCGCCATGTTGCGCTACTGGGTAGCCGGCGAGCAGCCGGCGGTCTTGATGGGCGGAGCCTGGGTGCGCGGCGATTCGTGCGGGACACCGCCGTATGGCGCGCTGGCAGAATTGCCTGGCATCGACGGGGCGCTGTTGTCGCTGGCTCGCTTTCACATGTCGATGATCGGTGTTTCCGGTCGCGATGGAGATAGTGCCGCCAAGCTGGGGGCACGCCGCAAGGAGCGCCATGTTTTCACCCGTCGCGGGCTGTTTCTGGTGCTGGATTTTCTGGTCGACCAGTTGGCGAAGACGGCGGCAGAGGCGTTTTCACTCGGCAACGCCATCGAGCAAGCCATCACCCGCTATTACGTGAATCGCATGGATTCCCCGGCCGACCGCGAAACCGTGCGCGCCTTGCAGGAAGCCAATGGCCTGACTGCCGTGCTGATCGTGCAGGCGCAACAGCGTGCCGCGCAGGCGGAAGCCCATGCGCTTCACAGCCAGCGCGCGCGTCTGGTGGCGACGCTGAAGGCCCGCGCCGAGCAGTTGCAGGGTGATGAAGATGCAGCATCGGATCGCGAGGCGGCATGA
- a CDS encoding Txe/YoeB family addiction module toxin produces MSWALVFARQALQDAKKLAASDLKPKTQELLTVLAKDPFPNPPPLEKLVGDLAGAYSRRINIQHRIVYEVFLQEKTVRVLRMWTHYE; encoded by the coding sequence GTGAGTTGGGCACTTGTTTTTGCCAGGCAAGCGCTTCAAGATGCAAAGAAGCTCGCAGCAAGTGACCTCAAGCCCAAAACGCAAGAGTTGCTCACTGTGCTTGCAAAAGATCCATTTCCCAATCCGCCGCCCTTGGAAAAATTGGTCGGTGATCTCGCTGGCGCTTACTCACGGCGCATCAATATTCAGCACCGCATCGTTTACGAAGTCTTTCTCCAAGAAAAAACCGTTCGCGTCTTGCGCATGTGGACGCACTATGAGTAA
- a CDS encoding type II toxin-antitoxin system Phd/YefM family antitoxin, with translation MGVLQEAHLYRLIDEAAESHEPIVISGKRSSAVLLSAEDWSAIQETLYLLAVPGMRESIKAGMAEPLAQSAKELTW, from the coding sequence ATGGGGGTTTTGCAAGAGGCTCATCTTTATCGTCTTATCGATGAAGCCGCCGAATCCCACGAGCCCATCGTTATTTCAGGCAAGCGCAGCAGCGCTGTTTTGTTGTCTGCGGAAGATTGGAGCGCGATTCAGGAAACCTTGTATTTGCTCGCCGTTCCAGGCATGCGCGAGTCCATCAAGGCAGGTATGGCAGAGCCACTTGCCCAAAGTGCCAAGGAGCTTACGTGGTGA
- a CDS encoding IS1182 family transposase, whose protein sequence is MNSNRRELLMQRWSIVQEELLPELWNEVGPLIPKLEKVIHTLEWVRLEEYVRASWCGLGRPPHERSWLANAFVAKVVLGITTTVGLIERLSVDRSLRRICGCPTQKVLPSEATFSRAFDEFAKARLAERVHEALIQEHLGKELIGHISRDGTAIEARERPCSVKATQAPSSVPTTTPATDAPPASQPTATVCDTPVAPKRRRGRPKSGEERQQTAKISPLARQRIQTLAEMIEEIPTACDRGTKSNAQGYKVSWNGYKLHLDTADCGVPIAALLSSASMHDSRAAIPLSRISAQRVTNLYDLMDAAYCSHDLREDSRNLGHVPLIDHNPRGGEKIEFLPHEAIRYNERTAAERTNARLKDEFGASHLMVRGATKVMSHLMFGVLALCADQLMRLRS, encoded by the coding sequence ATGAATAGTAATCGACGCGAACTTCTCATGCAACGTTGGAGCATTGTCCAAGAAGAGCTTTTGCCAGAACTCTGGAATGAGGTGGGGCCGTTGATACCCAAACTGGAGAAAGTGATCCATACCCTGGAGTGGGTTCGCCTTGAGGAGTATGTACGGGCATCGTGGTGCGGTCTCGGTCGCCCGCCGCACGAACGCTCGTGGCTGGCAAACGCTTTTGTCGCCAAGGTGGTATTGGGGATTACCACGACGGTGGGGTTGATCGAACGCCTGTCCGTGGATCGTTCCTTGCGCCGCATCTGTGGTTGTCCGACCCAAAAAGTGCTGCCCTCGGAAGCCACCTTCTCGCGCGCCTTCGACGAATTTGCCAAGGCCCGTTTGGCCGAGCGAGTGCATGAAGCCTTGATCCAAGAACACCTCGGCAAGGAGCTGATTGGGCACATCAGCCGGGATGGCACAGCCATCGAAGCACGCGAGCGCCCCTGTTCGGTCAAGGCAACACAAGCGCCGTCATCCGTTCCCACAACCACCCCAGCGACCGACGCTCCACCAGCATCCCAGCCAACGGCCACAGTCTGCGATACGCCGGTCGCGCCCAAGCGGCGGCGTGGGCGCCCAAAGAGTGGTGAAGAACGCCAGCAGACGGCCAAAATCTCCCCATTAGCGCGTCAGCGCATACAAACACTGGCTGAGATGATCGAGGAGATTCCCACAGCTTGTGATCGGGGTACCAAGTCCAATGCTCAAGGCTACAAGGTCAGTTGGAATGGCTACAAATTGCACCTCGACACGGCCGACTGTGGCGTGCCTATCGCCGCATTGCTGTCCTCGGCCTCGATGCACGACAGCCGTGCAGCCATCCCCTTGTCGCGGATCAGCGCCCAGCGGGTGACGAATCTCTACGATCTGATGGATGCAGCCTATTGCAGCCATGATCTCCGGGAGGACAGCCGAAATCTGGGCCATGTCCCGCTGATTGACCACAATCCGCGTGGAGGCGAGAAGATCGAGTTTTTGCCTCACGAAGCCATTCGCTACAACGAACGTACCGCTGCAGAGCGCACCAACGCTCGCCTCAAGGACGAGTTTGGCGCAAGCCACCTCATGGTCAGGGGCGCTACCAAAGTAATGAGCCACCTGATGTTCGGCGTGCTGGCGCTGTGCGCCGACCAATTGATGCGATTGCGATCATGA